TTTGAGTGGGAATACACGCGTTGTAGATGCGGCAATGTGCAACGATGTCCCCATGCTTCTCCTCGCTGGCATTGGATTCGAAGCTGGAATGGTGGATCGTGCCGATCGCACCCTCAAAGATAGGCTGGGAACACTAGCATACGTGCTAGCAGGGGTGCAGCAATTTACCCAGCAGGAGCGGTTTAAAGCTCAAGTCGAAATCGAAGGTGAAGTCACTGAACTAGAGACAGGAGCCATTACGATTGCAAACGTAGCTCCATCTGGATCGGTTCTGGCTCAAGGTTCTGGGCAAGTCATACCTGATGATGGCTTGCTAGAAGTTACCATTGGCACCACTCAAACACGCGTACAGGCTATTGGTGCAATGACCTCTCTATTTGCAGCGGCCATCCGCAAGATGCCCACCAATAGAGACGATATCCTCTGTCTACAAACCCCTCGCATTAAAGTCTCCACGACACCCCCTCAAAAGGTGGTGGTTGATGGTGAAATTATTGGAACGACACCAATCGATATTCAGTGCATCCCCTCTGGCTTAACCGTTTTTGCACCAATTTCACAGGTCTGAGTATTTGGGACGATATCCCTTAATACGCATGTGGCGCAGCCTATAGACCGCGCCACACAATGGACATAATGTTAACTCAATTTAGTACTTCCAAAATTAAACGGTTACCAGCCCAGTTTGGCGCAGAATAAAGAATAGGAAAGAGTTAATGATTGCAAGGGCGATCGCGCCAATAATGGCACTCCCAATCCCCCAGCGCAGACGAAATCCTTCAATGAGCCAAGCCGAAAGTCCAAAAACGATGATGCTGCCAATCAGAGGCACAAGTCCTAAACTGAGAACGGCAGTTGTTGTTCTAAACCACTGGGGAAAAATGCCGCACAGCCCACTAAATGCGCCAATAATGCCACCTGCAATCAAAGCAATGAAGGGATTATCAACCTCAACACCCGTTGGCAATTTTGAGATAATCAGCAGACTAATGGCGGTGACAATGATGCTGATGATAAAGGCGGTCATGAATACTTCTCCTCGTTTTGTATTACGTTCCCACAGGCGTGACTGATTTAAACGCTAATCGATAGCGCCTTTTCAATCGAGGCGATCGCTGCTGCTTCTGATTTGCTAATCCGCTCACCGCCAATGCGTCCACCCAGGAGCCCTTCTTCCTTCACTGCCTCAGCAATACTGCGTGCTAAGGCAACGAGCCAATTTTTAAATTCGCTCGCCTGATTCGCAGGCAGTTTTGCAGCCAGAATATTTGAAACCTCGTTGAGATGGGCAATGGCCTTGGTTCGCCCTTCTGAGGCACTTTTAA
Above is a window of Synechococcales cyanobacterium T60_A2020_003 DNA encoding:
- a CDS encoding phage holin family protein, translated to MTAFIISIIVTAISLLIISKLPTGVEVDNPFIALIAGGIIGAFSGLCGIFPQWFRTTTAVLSLGLVPLIGSIIVFGLSAWLIEGFRLRWGIGSAIIGAIALAIINSFLFFILRQTGLVTV